The following proteins are co-located in the Anser cygnoides isolate HZ-2024a breed goose chromosome 2, Taihu_goose_T2T_genome, whole genome shotgun sequence genome:
- the GMNN gene encoding geminin isoform X2 has protein sequence MNSKMKQKLNAEKSSGSLQKYFTDAACSAAPRQTLKMIQPSAKGCLVGRSKEKKSSVKRKLWNNKLTSSTCKAEVPVDKEQENENIDDAIQAVDLIKKSPSSQYWKEVAEERRKALYEVLQENEKLHKEIEQKDGEIARLKEENEELMSLAEHVHYMTSMIERLTGQETDNLKTLRSLALEESKQENEEFNPGDDADSSSEEGPLQESCGLGKSISDDTSSEANY, from the exons aaatacttcacAGACGCTGCATGCAGTGCTGCCCCAAGACAGACTCTTAAAATGATTCAGCCTTCAGCAAAAGGTTGCCTGGTTGGCAGAAGTAAAGAG AAGAAATCTTCAGTCAAAAGGAAACTCTGGAATAACAAGTTGACTTCCTCAACTTGTAAAGCTGAGGTGCCTGTGGacaaagagcaagaaaatgagaatatagATGATGCCATTCAAGCTGTAGATCTCATTAAAA AAAGTCCTTCATCTCAATACTGGAAGGAAGTGgctgaagaaaggaggaaggctCTGTATGAGGTtcttcaagaaaatgaaaag TTGCACAAAGAAATTGAACAAAAAGATGGTGAAATTGCCCGCCTAAAGGAAGAGAACGAAGAACTAATGTCACTGGCTGAACATGTGCATTATATGACCAGCATGATTGAG AGGTTAACAGGGCAAGAAACCGACAATCTCAAGACATTGAGAAGTCTGGCTTTAGAGGAAtccaaacaagaaaatgaagaatttaacCCAGGAGATGATGCAGACAGTAGTTCTGAAGAAGGGCCATTGCAAGAATCATGTGGGTTAGGGAAGAGTATATCAGACGATACTTCAAGTGAAGCAAATTACTGA
- the GMNN gene encoding geminin isoform X1 — protein MNSKMKQKLNAEKSSGSLQKYFTDAACSAAPRQTLKMIQPSAKGCLVGRSKEKSSVKRKLWNNKLTSSTCKAEVPVDKEQENENIDDAIQAVDLIKKSPSSQYWKEVAEERRKALYEVLQENEKLHKEIEQKDGEIARLKEENEELMSLAEHVHYMTSMIERLTGQETDNLKTLRSLALEESKQENEEFNPGDDADSSSEEGPLQESCGLGKSISDDTSSEANY, from the exons aaatacttcacAGACGCTGCATGCAGTGCTGCCCCAAGACAGACTCTTAAAATGATTCAGCCTTCAGCAAAAGGTTGCCTGGTTGGCAGAAGTAAAGAG AAATCTTCAGTCAAAAGGAAACTCTGGAATAACAAGTTGACTTCCTCAACTTGTAAAGCTGAGGTGCCTGTGGacaaagagcaagaaaatgagaatatagATGATGCCATTCAAGCTGTAGATCTCATTAAAA AAAGTCCTTCATCTCAATACTGGAAGGAAGTGgctgaagaaaggaggaaggctCTGTATGAGGTtcttcaagaaaatgaaaag TTGCACAAAGAAATTGAACAAAAAGATGGTGAAATTGCCCGCCTAAAGGAAGAGAACGAAGAACTAATGTCACTGGCTGAACATGTGCATTATATGACCAGCATGATTGAG AGGTTAACAGGGCAAGAAACCGACAATCTCAAGACATTGAGAAGTCTGGCTTTAGAGGAAtccaaacaagaaaatgaagaatttaacCCAGGAGATGATGCAGACAGTAGTTCTGAAGAAGGGCCATTGCAAGAATCATGTGGGTTAGGGAAGAGTATATCAGACGATACTTCAAGTGAAGCAAATTACTGA